From Pseudomonas sp. LS1212, the proteins below share one genomic window:
- a CDS encoding glycine zipper domain-containing protein, translated as MKYSSILLLSLGLLSGVASAGGTTEAGIGGALGGVLGSVVGQSIGGSTGSAIGAGLGGAAGGAVGANKRSRGEAAIGGALGAAGGNVVGRKMGGTSGSLIGAAAGGGAGGALGNYMGREADDEDRRDDRRYRRGYDDRRYYRHDRGHHYGHRKHKKHWHDDD; from the coding sequence ATGAAGTACTCCTCGATTCTCTTGTTGTCCCTTGGCCTGCTCAGCGGCGTTGCGTCGGCGGGCGGCACTACCGAAGCAGGTATAGGCGGCGCATTGGGCGGAGTATTGGGCTCAGTGGTCGGCCAGTCGATCGGTGGCAGCACCGGCTCGGCAATTGGTGCAGGCCTCGGTGGCGCGGCCGGTGGTGCGGTCGGTGCCAACAAACGCAGCCGTGGCGAAGCGGCCATTGGCGGCGCACTGGGCGCAGCCGGCGGTAACGTGGTCGGCCGTAAAATGGGCGGCACGTCCGGTAGCCTGATCGGCGCCGCAGCCGGTGGTGGCGCAGGCGGTGCCCTGGGTAACTACATGGGCAGAGAAGCCGACGATGAAGATCGCCGTGACGATCGCCGCTACCGTCGCGGCTACGATGATCGCCGCTACTATCGCCATGACCGTGGCCACCATTATGGTCATCGCAAGCACAAGAAACACTGGCACGACGACGATTAA
- a CDS encoding FdhF/YdeP family oxidoreductase — translation MHHQADQTPTPRYKPYHGAAGGWGALRSVAQAWLGSDNALKNIRTLLKTNQNGGFDCPGCAWGDSPESGMVKFCENGAKAVNWEATKRRVDPAFFAKHSVSALLEQSDYWLEYQGRLTDPMVYDPASDRYQPISWDAAFNLIARHLLNLESPDQAEFYTSGRASNEAAYLYQLFVRAYGTNNFPDCSNMCHEASGVAMAQSVGVGKGTVTFDDFEHADAIFVWGQNPGTNHPRMLEPLREAVKRGAQVVCVNPLKERGLERFQHPQHPLEMLTNGDRPTNTAYLRPALGGDMALMRGMAKFLLQWEREAQANNTPPVFDHEFLQQHTSGIQAYLDAVDNTPWVQIVQQSGLSLIHIEQAAQIYRSAEKVIMCWAMGITQHRHSVPTIHEVANLMLLRGNLGVPGAGLCPVRGHSNVQGDRTMGINERPPAALLDALEKRFKFNVPRHNGHNTVEAIHAMLKGQAKVFIGLGGNFVQATPDSTRTAQALRNCDLTVQISTKLNRSHLIHGKEALILPCLGRTDIDLQVEGPQAVTVEDSFSMVHASNGQLQPLSAQMRSEPAVVAGIAAATLGTQPVDWNWLIADYRRIRELIADTIPGFKDFNQRLENPGGFYLGNSAAERHWNTDSGLANFRPNALPADLVHESVRATGQIPDLIMQSMRSHDQYNTTIYGLDDRYRGVKGQRDVLFVNEADIIRLGFKPGQKADIVSIWGDGRERRVKGFTLLAFDIPAGQAAAYYPEVNPLVPLESVGDGSHTPTSKFVAIRLEAASETGRIV, via the coding sequence ACAATGCCCTGAAGAATATTCGGACCCTGCTCAAGACCAACCAGAACGGTGGTTTCGACTGCCCTGGCTGCGCCTGGGGTGATTCGCCGGAAAGCGGCATGGTCAAGTTCTGCGAAAACGGCGCCAAGGCAGTCAACTGGGAAGCCACCAAGCGTCGCGTCGATCCGGCCTTCTTCGCCAAACACAGCGTCAGCGCGCTGCTTGAGCAAAGCGATTACTGGCTCGAATACCAGGGCCGCCTGACCGACCCGATGGTCTACGACCCTGCCAGCGACCGCTACCAGCCCATCAGCTGGGATGCCGCATTCAATCTGATCGCCAGGCACCTGCTGAACCTGGAGAGCCCCGACCAGGCCGAGTTCTACACCTCAGGCCGGGCAAGCAACGAAGCGGCCTACCTTTACCAGCTGTTCGTACGCGCCTATGGCACCAATAATTTCCCGGACTGCTCGAACATGTGTCACGAGGCCAGCGGCGTGGCCATGGCGCAAAGCGTGGGGGTCGGCAAAGGCACGGTCACCTTCGACGACTTCGAACATGCCGACGCGATCTTCGTCTGGGGCCAGAACCCTGGCACCAACCATCCACGCATGCTTGAACCGCTGCGCGAGGCAGTCAAGCGCGGCGCCCAGGTGGTTTGCGTCAACCCCTTGAAGGAACGTGGCCTGGAGCGCTTCCAGCACCCCCAACACCCCTTGGAGATGCTCACCAACGGCGACCGCCCGACCAATACCGCCTACCTGCGCCCGGCGCTGGGTGGCGATATGGCCTTGATGCGCGGCATGGCCAAGTTCCTGCTGCAATGGGAACGCGAAGCCCAGGCCAACAACACCCCGCCGGTGTTCGACCATGAGTTCCTCCAGCAACACACCAGCGGCATTCAGGCGTACCTGGACGCCGTCGACAACACCCCGTGGGTGCAGATTGTCCAGCAGTCCGGGTTGAGCCTGATCCACATCGAGCAGGCTGCGCAGATATACCGCTCGGCCGAGAAGGTCATCATGTGCTGGGCCATGGGCATCACCCAGCACCGTCATTCGGTACCGACCATCCATGAAGTCGCCAACCTGATGCTGTTGCGCGGCAACCTCGGCGTGCCTGGTGCCGGCCTGTGCCCGGTGCGCGGCCACAGCAACGTGCAGGGCGATCGCACCATGGGCATCAACGAACGCCCGCCGGCGGCACTGCTCGACGCCCTCGAGAAACGCTTCAAATTCAACGTGCCGCGCCATAACGGCCATAACACCGTCGAAGCCATCCACGCCATGCTCAAGGGCCAGGCCAAGGTCTTCATCGGGCTGGGCGGCAACTTTGTCCAGGCGACACCCGACAGCACACGCACTGCCCAGGCCCTGCGCAACTGCGACCTGACCGTTCAGATCAGCACCAAACTCAATCGCAGCCATCTGATTCACGGCAAGGAAGCACTGATCCTCCCTTGCCTGGGGCGCACCGATATCGACTTGCAAGTCGAAGGCCCACAAGCGGTGACCGTGGAGGACTCCTTCAGCATGGTTCACGCCTCCAACGGCCAGTTGCAGCCGCTGTCAGCACAGATGCGTTCGGAGCCGGCAGTGGTCGCCGGGATTGCCGCCGCAACCCTGGGTACCCAGCCCGTGGACTGGAACTGGCTGATCGCCGACTACCGGCGTATCCGCGAGCTGATCGCCGACACCATCCCCGGCTTCAAGGACTTCAACCAGCGCCTGGAAAACCCCGGCGGCTTCTATCTGGGCAACAGCGCCGCCGAGAGACACTGGAACACCGATAGCGGCCTGGCCAACTTCAGGCCCAACGCCTTGCCGGCCGACCTGGTTCACGAGAGCGTCCGTGCCACCGGGCAAATACCGGACCTGATCATGCAGTCGATGCGTTCCCACGATCAGTACAACACCACCATCTATGGCCTCGATGACCGCTATCGTGGGGTCAAGGGGCAACGTGACGTTCTGTTCGTAAACGAAGCCGACATCATCCGTCTGGGGTTCAAGCCGGGCCAGAAGGCCGACATCGTGTCGATCTGGGGCGATGGACGCGAACGTCGGGTGAAGGGCTTCACCCTGCTCGCCTTCGACATCCCCGCCGGGCAAGCGGCCGCTTACTACCCGGAAGTGAATCCGCTTGTGCCCTTGGAAAGCGTCGGTGACGGCAGTCATACGCCGACTTCGAAGTTTGTCGCCATTCGCCTGGAAGCGGCGAGCGAAACTGGGCGAATCGTTTAG